In the genome of Cheilinus undulatus linkage group 6, ASM1832078v1, whole genome shotgun sequence, one region contains:
- the LOC121510621 gene encoding coiled-coil domain-containing protein 177, translated as MEEQRSTSSGLRLDLNNFDSAEAEKSRYVLTSPRSLESCARLGIKPVELLIKSLNELIAEQQDLPFEAVRVMHESYEKERNKLLQMCREERERIIREGWGRWPHGGRVSALEARDDSRLSTGPVLYADLCLKGKTMSRSPCNSHKDRSTVCSFSLGDLRHSPKTERKLAKLTKDIKKEMCVTLPEKDRKIAALMLVKHEEEEASLKFSQQEEQERQEARRQEEARRAQAEKKRRRKLRQSMKRWYEELEARRRLRERQEKEKMVQLKQEVVMQEDRWRRLKEEVEEQRKQKMEAAQREAEGRKRYQEQLLKEREELERRERERERQVAAEREHKARRSRAMLDKKERRRLQEENRKELLKHVLLKQQLEQQLEEEEAQRRSKLERKLQRSCEKRARVTEERLRELKERAAQEEEQIQRAQLRAKLQNIQELTHKQILMELSQRRMERAAMYAAIQRHSRTLQTQQHNKHRQLCHQRLRESIQREEEEERKVRESNIYMKEWRRERLRRQREQIQEEAHRLARACFHMRDRVRQQTHRRTFDQMALEAQLTASMSHMKL; from the exons ATGGAGGAGCAGAGGTCCACCTCCTCTGGTCTCCGCTTGGACCTGAACAACTTTGACTCAGCTGAGGCAGAGAAGAGTCGGTATGTCTTAACGAGCCCACGCTCTCTGGAGTCCTGTGCTCGGTTGGGTATCAAACCGGTTGAACTCTTAATCAAATCTCTGAATGAGCTGATAGCTGAGCAGCAGGATTTGCCCTTTGAGGCTGTAAGAGTCATGCACGAGTCCTACgaaaaggaaagaaacaagCTTTTACAAATGTGccgggaggagagggagaggattATCAGGGAGGGTTGGGGCAGGTGGCCACATGGTGGGAGAGTGTCAGCCCTGGAAGCGAGGGACGATTCAAGGCTTTCAACAGGACCAGTCCTGTATGCAGATCTGTGCTTGAAAGGGAAAACTATGAGCAGATCGCCATGTAACTCCCACAAAGACAGAAGTACGGTGTGCAGCTTCAGCCTGGGAGACCTCAGACACTCCCCAAAGACTGAGAGGAAACTGGCAAAGCTCACCAAAGACATCAAGAAGGAGATGTGTGTGACTTTGCCTGAGAAAGACCGCAAGATAGCAGCTCTGATGCTGGTgaagcatgaggaggaggaagccAGTCTGAAGTTCTCACAGCAAGAGGAACAGGAGAGGCAGGAGGCAAGGAGGCAGGAGGAAGCCAGGCGTGCCCAGGCTGAGAAGAAGAGACGGAGGAAGCTGAGGCAGAGTATGAAGCGTTGGTATGAGGAGCTGGAGGCCCGCAG GAGACTGAGAGAGAGGCAAGAGAAGGAGAAAATGGTACAACTGAAGCAGGAGGTTGTAATGCAAGAGGACAGATGGAGAAGGTtgaaggaggaggtggaggagcagCGGAAACAGAAGATGGAGGCTGcacagagagaggcagaaggACGCAAACGTTACCAGGAGCAGCTgctgaaagagagggaggagctggagagaagggagcgagagagggagagacaggtaGCAGCAGAGAGGGAGCATAAGGCCAGGAGGAGCAGAGCCATGCTGGacaagaaagagaggaggaggctgcAGGAGGAGAATCGTAAGGAGCTGCTCAAACATGTTCTGCTCAAACAGCAGTTGGAACAACagctggaggaagaggaggcgcAGAGGAGGAGCAAATTAGAGAGGAAGCTTCAGCGTTCCTGTGAGAAACGGGCCAGGGTTACAGAGGAACGGCTGAGGGAGCTGAAGGAGCGGGCAGCTCAGGAGGAAGAGCAGATTCAGAGAGCACAGCTAAGGGCAAAGCTGCAAAACATCCAGGagctcacacacaaacagatcCTGATGGAGCTGAGTCAGAGACGCATGGAGAGAGCCGCCATGTACGCCGCCATCCAACGCCATTCCAGAACCCTGCagacacaacaacacaacaaacacagacagctgTGCCACCAGAGACTTAGGGAGAGCAtccagagagaggaggaggaggagaggaaggtcAGGGAGAGCAACATCTATATGAAGgagtggaggagggagaggtTAAGAAGGCAGAGGGAGCAGATACAGGAGGAGGCACACAGGCTGGCCCGGGCCTGCTTCCACATGAGGGACAGAGTGAGGCAGCAGACACACAGACGGACGTTTGATCAGATGGCTCTGGAGGCTCAGCTGACTGCCTCCATGAGCCACATGAAACTATGA
- the LOC121511213 gene encoding zinc transporter ZIP9-A, translated as MDGGLTITFISVAMFIGCFLLGFIPLLFKLSEKSLQFVSILGAGLLCGTALAIVIPEGVGLLEESWRASSSDLQSNQNSSEKNVTETTDEGPPPRFFIGVALTFGFTLMFIVDQIGNYFSMRGQSAGLNSSVGITATLGLVIHAAADGFALGAAVATGQVSVQVIVFFAVILHKAPAAFGLVSFLMHAGLEKKYIQGHLLAFSAAAPILAITTYFILHASGSSSQSQLSATGVGMLFSAGTFLYVATVHVLPEVSSSSRASHQPSDLQQHTGPETHQHRHLGLLESLTLILGVGLPVVLALGLNDD; from the exons ATGGACGGAGGCTTAACtatcacttttatttctgttgccATGTTTATAGGCTGTTTTTTACTTGGATTCATTCCGCTTTTGTTCAAGCTATCTGAG AAAAGTCTGCAGTTCGTCTCCATCCTCGGAGCAGGACTCCTGTGTGGGACAGCACTGGCCATCGTCATCCCAGAGGGAGTGGGTTTACTGGAGGAGTCGTGGAGAG CTTCCTCCTCTGATTTGCAATCCAATCAAAACTCctctgaaaaaaatgtcacagaaaCGACAGACGAAGGCCCTCCACCTCGCTTCTTCATTGGAGTCGCTTTAACCTTTGGGTTCACCCTCATGTTCATCGTGGATCAGATTGGGAACTATTTTTCTATGCGTG GCCAATCAGCTGGTTTGAATAGCAGTGTCGGCATCACAGCCACTTTAGGACTGGTTATTCATGCTGCAG CTGATGGATTTGCTCTGGGTGCAGCTGTAGCAACAGGCCAAGTGTCAGTGCAAGTGATTGTGTTTTTTGCTGTGATTCTACACAAG GCGCCTGCAGCTTTTGGTTTGGTCTCCTTCTTGATGCATGCAGGCCTTGAAAAGAAATATATCCAGGGACATTTACTGGCCTTCTCAGCTGCAGCACCTATACTGGCCATCACCACTTACTTCATTTTACATGCA TCTGGCAGCTCTTCCCAAAGCCAGCTCAGTGCGACAGGTGTTGGGATGCTCTTCTCGGCTGGGACATTTCTCTATGTGGCAACCGTGCACGTCCTCCCTGaggtcagcagcagcagcagagcaagTCATCAACCGTCAGACCTCCAGCAGCACACAGGGCCAGAAACCCACCAACATCGACACCTGGGGCTCTTGGAGAGCCTCACCCTTATCCTTGGGGTTGGGCTCCCAGTGGTGCTCGCTCTTGGGCTGAACGATGACTAA